One genomic region from Evansella sp. LMS18 encodes:
- the larB gene encoding nickel pincer cofactor biosynthesis protein LarB: protein MADSLQATLELVASGKLTAADAYDKLKGFEDIGYAKLDHQRVKRKGFPEVIFGEGKTSGQIINIMENLMDHHSRILATRVSAEKASEVVKALPDVAYDETSRTLLYNRRGEVPALHPAIGILCAGTSDLPVAEEAAVTAMAMGNEVKRFYDIGVAGIHRLFHHLEEIESCKVLIVIAGMEGALPSVVGGLVHQPVIAVPTSVGYGANLEGITPLLAMLTSCASGVSVVNINNGFGAAYSASLINQLNYRKAEE, encoded by the coding sequence ATGGCTGATTCACTTCAGGCAACATTAGAGCTTGTTGCATCAGGTAAACTCACAGCAGCTGATGCTTACGACAAGCTGAAGGGCTTCGAAGATATTGGGTATGCCAAGCTTGATCATCAGAGGGTTAAACGTAAAGGGTTTCCTGAGGTGATTTTTGGTGAAGGGAAGACCTCCGGCCAGATTATAAACATCATGGAAAACCTTATGGATCACCATAGCAGAATACTTGCAACGAGAGTAAGCGCTGAAAAAGCATCAGAGGTTGTAAAGGCGCTGCCTGATGTGGCATACGATGAAACCTCCCGGACACTCCTTTATAACAGGAGGGGAGAAGTTCCTGCTCTGCACCCTGCTATTGGAATATTATGTGCCGGAACTTCCGACCTGCCGGTAGCTGAAGAGGCGGCGGTGACCGCTATGGCAATGGGAAATGAAGTAAAGCGGTTTTATGATATTGGAGTAGCCGGGATCCACAGGCTGTTTCATCACCTTGAAGAAATTGAGTCATGTAAAGTCCTTATTGTTATCGCAGGCATGGAGGGAGCGCTTCCGAGTGTCGTAGGAGGCCTTGTGCACCAGCCGGTTATCGCTGTCCCAACAAGTGTTGGGTACGGAGCTAACCTGGAAGGTATTACGCCATTACTGGCAATGCTGACCTCCTGCGCATCAGGTGTATCGGTCGTAAACATTAACAATGGGTTTGGTGCTGCTTACTCCGCTTCATTAATAAACCAGCTTAATTACAGAAAGGCAGAGGAATAA
- a CDS encoding TRAP transporter permease, whose protein sequence is MKDKQEEIAVEQPMKAEEALEKYDSESMIRKYGGPMAKVITLIAIVWAVFQLYYSSIGIMEAIKLRAWTLGFLLVLAFLLFPATKKSAKTRRMPTIWDTVCIILTIASVGYLINMFDTFAREWGGFHRSNWNFVFGGIGILLLFEAARRVVGNTLTIIALVFLLYIFAGPYIPGIFGHGGQTYTRVIDMMFWGTSGIFGIALGVFATFVFLFVLFGAFLKNSGFTDFINDLALTIAGRSAGGPAKVSVIGSGFMGMVSGSAVGNTVTTGAVTIPLMKKTGYKSHFAGAVEAVSSTGGLFAPPIMGAAGFIMAEFIGVPYTTVLLAAIIPALLYYTTVFMAVHFEAKRIGLTGISKENIPKAKLVLKERGHLLIPLIVLVGFLISGTTPVYAAVWALLSTIVASWMRKSTRMGLRDIIKSIEEGCRAAITVGVACAIVGIVVGSVTLTSLGLVVGNNILQLAGNNLFLAGFFTMIISIVMGMGIPATAAYVIVATISAPLLVQLGVPVLAAHMFAFFYAALSNITPPVALASYAAAGIAGSSPNKVSITAVKLGITGFIIPFFFLYNPVLLFDGVSVWHSLQALITATIGVVSLAAALQGWLLTKANVVQRLMLLSTAFLLIEPNLIRDVIGISLLVGVFIWQRSNAGQKVLSGKSQVDSVG, encoded by the coding sequence GTGAAAGATAAGCAGGAAGAAATAGCAGTCGAGCAGCCAATGAAAGCTGAAGAAGCATTGGAAAAATACGATTCTGAATCAATGATAAGAAAATATGGCGGGCCAATGGCAAAGGTAATTACACTGATCGCAATTGTATGGGCGGTGTTCCAGCTTTACTACAGCAGTATTGGAATTATGGAAGCAATTAAATTGCGCGCCTGGACACTAGGCTTTTTACTTGTACTGGCTTTTCTATTATTTCCGGCGACCAAGAAATCAGCTAAGACGAGAAGAATGCCTACAATCTGGGATACAGTGTGTATTATCTTAACGATTGCTTCAGTCGGTTACTTAATAAATATGTTTGACACGTTTGCAAGAGAATGGGGAGGCTTCCATCGCTCAAACTGGAACTTCGTATTTGGCGGAATTGGTATTTTGCTCTTATTTGAAGCTGCGAGGCGGGTAGTTGGTAATACATTAACAATAATTGCTCTTGTTTTCCTGCTTTACATTTTTGCAGGGCCTTATATTCCTGGAATATTCGGGCATGGCGGACAGACTTATACACGTGTAATTGACATGATGTTCTGGGGCACGAGCGGAATATTCGGGATAGCGTTAGGTGTTTTTGCGACATTTGTATTCTTGTTTGTTCTGTTCGGGGCCTTTTTAAAGAATAGCGGGTTTACTGACTTTATTAACGATCTTGCATTAACTATCGCAGGCCGGTCTGCGGGCGGACCTGCAAAAGTATCTGTTATCGGCAGTGGTTTCATGGGGATGGTCAGCGGGAGTGCTGTAGGAAATACAGTTACTACTGGTGCTGTAACAATACCATTAATGAAGAAGACAGGCTATAAATCACATTTTGCCGGAGCAGTAGAAGCCGTATCCTCAACAGGTGGTTTATTTGCACCGCCGATTATGGGGGCAGCAGGTTTTATCATGGCTGAGTTCATCGGCGTTCCGTATACAACCGTTTTATTAGCAGCTATTATCCCTGCGCTTCTTTACTACACCACTGTATTTATGGCGGTTCACTTTGAAGCAAAGCGGATCGGCCTTACAGGGATATCAAAAGAAAATATTCCTAAAGCCAAGCTGGTGCTTAAAGAAAGAGGGCATCTGCTCATTCCGTTAATCGTCCTCGTTGGATTCCTGATCAGCGGTACGACACCTGTGTATGCAGCGGTATGGGCGCTCCTGTCGACAATTGTTGCAAGCTGGATGAGAAAATCTACGAGAATGGGTCTAAGAGACATTATCAAATCAATTGAGGAAGGCTGCCGGGCTGCAATTACAGTTGGTGTAGCCTGTGCCATCGTCGGTATTGTCGTAGGGTCAGTAACTTTGACAAGCCTGGGTCTTGTTGTAGGTAACAACATTCTCCAATTAGCAGGTAACAATTTGTTCCTGGCCGGGTTCTTCACAATGATTATCAGTATTGTTATGGGGATGGGAATTCCTGCAACGGCAGCTTATGTTATCGTAGCTACTATTTCCGCTCCGCTTTTAGTGCAATTAGGCGTGCCGGTACTTGCTGCTCATATGTTCGCATTCTTTTATGCAGCTTTATCTAATATAACTCCGCCAGTGGCTCTGGCATCCTATGCAGCAGCCGGGATAGCAGGGTCGTCGCCAAACAAAGTATCGATTACGGCGGTTAAGCTTGGAATTACAGGGTTTATTATCCCGTTCTTCTTCCTTTACAATCCTGTACTGTTATTCGACGGAGTATCTGTATGGCACAGCCTGCAGGCATTAATTACAGCAACTATCGGGGTAGTTTCTCTTGCGGCGGCTCTTCAGGGCTGGCTGTTAACTAAAGCCAATGTAGTTCAGCGGCTGATGTTACTTTCAACTGCGTTCCTGCTCATTGAACCTAATTTAATCAGGGATGTAATCGGTATCAGCTTACTGGTGGGAGTATTTATCTGGCAGCGCAGCAATGCCGGACAGAAAGTCCTGTCAGGCAAAAGCCAGGTTGATTCCGTCGGTTGA
- the larC gene encoding nickel insertion protein → MNFNAHRDEHIDSQMIKIEVNLDDMPGEMLGYLMDKLLQAGANDVFYTPIYMKKNRPAVLMQLLCDESLTDSMKEILFTETTTLGIRYYPLSVHRLERRFIKTLTPWGEVTIKEGRFQGKLVQQSPEYEDCRKLAEENQIPLKKIYQYINRRMADLP, encoded by the coding sequence ATGAATTTTAACGCTCACCGTGATGAACATATTGATAGCCAAATGATAAAAATCGAAGTGAATTTAGATGATATGCCTGGTGAAATGCTTGGATATCTGATGGACAAACTGCTTCAGGCAGGAGCAAATGATGTTTTCTACACGCCAATTTACATGAAAAAGAACAGGCCGGCTGTACTGATGCAGCTACTGTGCGATGAAAGCCTGACAGACAGCATGAAGGAAATTTTGTTTACTGAAACCACTACTTTAGGCATCCGTTATTATCCCCTGTCAGTTCACCGTCTGGAAAGGCGTTTTATAAAAACTTTAACGCCCTGGGGGGAAGTCACCATTAAAGAGGGAAGGTTTCAGGGGAAATTAGTACAGCAGTCCCCGGAATATGAGGACTGCCGCAAGCTTGCAGAAGAGAATCAGATTCCTTTAAAAAAAATATATCAATATATTAATAGAAGGATGGCGGATTTACCTTAA
- a CDS encoding LarC family nickel insertion protein, which translates to MTILYLDSSISGISGDMTLGALIDLGADLNEIEARLQEFPIEPFCLEVEGVIKKGIYSKKLHVIQDPDTPPVHHRHYSEIKKMIEESALTPRAKELSFTIFEPIAHAEAKIHHSSIEKVHFHEVGAVDSIVDIVGAAIAIDQLGVEEVYASPVVVGSGSIHIDHGRYPVPAPATLEILKGIPIKHSTVEKELTTPTGAGILKGLATGYSSLPSMTIEKIGYGAGSYDFDTHPNVLRAVLGK; encoded by the coding sequence ATGACGATTTTATATTTAGACAGCAGTATTTCCGGTATAAGCGGGGATATGACTTTAGGGGCTTTAATAGATCTTGGAGCGGATCTGAATGAGATAGAGGCCCGTCTGCAGGAGTTTCCAATTGAACCTTTTTGTTTAGAAGTTGAAGGGGTTATTAAAAAAGGAATTTACAGTAAAAAATTACACGTAATCCAGGATCCTGACACTCCCCCGGTTCACCATAGACATTATTCTGAAATAAAAAAAATGATTGAGGAAAGCGCGTTGACTCCAAGAGCTAAAGAATTGTCTTTTACGATTTTTGAGCCTATTGCCCATGCAGAAGCGAAAATCCACCATTCTTCAATCGAAAAAGTACACTTTCACGAAGTGGGGGCCGTAGATTCTATTGTCGATATTGTGGGGGCTGCGATTGCAATTGATCAGCTCGGTGTGGAAGAGGTGTATGCTTCACCCGTTGTGGTGGGCTCAGGCTCGATTCATATTGATCACGGCAGGTACCCTGTTCCCGCACCAGCGACGCTGGAAATACTAAAAGGCATTCCAATTAAGCACAGCACTGTTGAAAAAGAGCTTACTACGCCGACCGGGGCAGGGATACTGAAAGGGTTAGCTACAGGATATTCTTCCCTTCCTTCTATGACAATTGAGAAAATAGGCTACGGAGCTGGCAGCTATGATTTTGACACACACCCCAATGTCCTGAGGGCGGTGCTTGGGAAATAG
- the larE gene encoding ATP-dependent sacrificial sulfur transferase LarE — MNLKEKNQKLSEIIQSMDSILVAFSGGVDSTFLLARIYEEVGDKVLAVTAASETFPTREFEEAVALAGVIGAPHFTIDIKEFENENFVANNPDRCYHCRDGLYHRLSAIAVEKGYPYIVDGTNASDTGDYRPGMKATREKGVRSPLLEAGLTKDDIRILSKNMGLKTWNKPSFACLSSRIPYGTRITKKAIDQLDIAENYLFSLGFYQVRVRHHDNIARIEVLKEEFPKILEHQEEIFERFKEIGFQYVTLDLNGYRTGSMNEVLKEAGIGNG; from the coding sequence ATGAACCTTAAAGAAAAAAATCAAAAGCTCAGTGAAATAATTCAGAGCATGGACAGTATTCTCGTTGCTTTCTCAGGCGGGGTGGACAGCACCTTCCTCCTCGCGCGGATTTATGAAGAGGTGGGGGATAAGGTTCTCGCAGTAACTGCAGCCTCTGAAACATTTCCGACACGGGAGTTTGAAGAAGCGGTTGCTCTTGCAGGCGTGATTGGAGCGCCGCATTTTACAATAGATATTAAAGAGTTCGAAAATGAAAACTTTGTAGCTAATAATCCGGATCGCTGCTACCATTGCAGGGATGGACTGTACCACCGCCTGTCAGCGATTGCTGTTGAAAAGGGATACCCCTACATTGTCGATGGGACAAATGCAAGTGATACAGGTGATTACAGGCCTGGTATGAAAGCAACTCGTGAAAAAGGGGTGCGGAGCCCTCTGCTTGAGGCAGGGCTTACAAAAGACGATATAAGGATACTTTCGAAAAATATGGGGCTTAAAACATGGAATAAGCCGTCATTTGCATGCTTGTCTTCCAGAATTCCTTACGGGACAAGAATTACAAAGAAGGCCATAGACCAGCTGGATATAGCAGAGAATTATTTGTTTAGTTTAGGTTTCTACCAAGTACGTGTACGGCATCACGATAACATTGCAAGAATTGAAGTTTTAAAAGAAGAGTTTCCAAAAATATTAGAGCACCAGGAAGAGATTTTCGAACGATTCAAAGAGATAGGGTTTCAGTATGTGACCCTTGATTTAAACGGTTACCGTACAGGCAGCATGAACGAAGTACTAAAGGAAGCAGGGATAGGAAATGGCTGA